The Asterias amurensis chromosome 20, ASM3211899v1 region ACGTATGTGAAGCGGTAGCGCATTCCAGAGCTTAGGGGCTGCCACAGAAAAAGCCCTATCACCAAATGTAGTCAACAAATGTAGTCAAACCTTACAGACTATCTGTAGTTGACTGTTTCTCCTTTCTTTATTCAGAGTTTTTACGGTACTCAGCTGGTGAACTGGCTGGTGAAGAACAGGTCATGCTCCTCCAGGCAAGAGGCTGTGGGTCTGGGGAAAGATTTACTGGAGAATGATCTCATTAGACATGGTAAGATCACACTCTTATTCTTGTTCTTgatttggccattaaacaatcACAAATGGTCagtaagttaaaggaacacgttgccttggtccggtcgagttggtctttaaaaagcgtttgtaaccgtttgttataaaatgcaaatggttggaaagctgttttaaaagtagaacacaatgatccacacaaatatgcctcgaaattgcatggttttcattttacctcgttgactaacacggtcggccatttatgggagtcaaattgttgactcgcataaatgttcgaccgtgttagtttgcaaagcaaaaggaaaaccgcgcattttcgaggcaaatttatgtggatcattgtattctacttttaaaacatcttttcaaccatttacattttataacaaacgttacaaaggttttttattgaccaactcgtcggatcgaaggcaacgtgttcctttaaatgaatatattaaaaacaattaagtaaataaaaacagtacaaaCCTGAAGGCACATGTACAATCGTActgtgatggccaggatcaacaaaagtataattaaacactgtagctcgaaagcctgttGATCCAGTacattttcaattccatatttctgtcattcGTTCCCTAGTAACGACAGAGCATCATTTTAAGGACGAGCGTCACCTGTATCAGTTCCATCCAGAGCTTGCCCGTCTTAAGGTCATCGACCTCTTGGAGTTGGACGACCGACCCCGAAGCGTGACCTTAGACACTAACACGGCGGCGCACCCGAGAACAAAATCGCACACGAGACCCTCCCCAACCAAATCCCTGCCAGACTCGCCAGTGATTGCCCCAGCCAATCCAAAGTTTTACCTCGGGAACGGCCCTGAGCAGGACGATAATATGAACTCTGCCATGTTGGAAAGGAACGCCGTATCGGAGTCTGACAGTGAGGATCTGTCAACGAGTTCTGGGTCGCAGGATAATCACATGCCCACCATGTTTGGTCAACAGAACCCATCAGTTGCGATGTTGCTCGACCCCGAGTCACCATACGTCAAGCGGACTATTAAAGTAAATAATTGGTTGTAGGATTTAGAAACTTTGAATCCTGGGAGAACTATCCAGAAACTAATACTCCAGTCACACAACCCCCCCGTTCCTGGTTTCCTTCAGTATTGTAGCCGCGGTGCCGGGCGGGCTtgcccagaactaacaaatttcgcccagcactctgagcaaaatacactatACTGCCCAGCACCGATTttccccagattgcacttcagcaatgatggccccagcCCAAAACATAAATAATTGTGTTGAACCACTCGCCCTTGGTGGAGTAAATTTGATTTAGAACCAACCACTAAAATTTGTCTATTTATAGCACCGGCCCTTTATTTAATTTGGAAGCTCACCTTAATATTGGACCCAATGAAAACACtattaaaggctgtggacactattggtaattactcaaaataattattagcataaaaccttacttggtaacgagtaatggggagaggttgatagtataaaacattgtgagaaacggctccctctgttgaagtgacgtagttttctagtaattttccatgaatttgattttgagacctcagaattggattttgaggtctcaaaatcaagcatctgaaagcacacaacttagtgtgacaagggtgttttttctttcattattatctctcaacttccaacaacctattgagctcaaattttcacaggtttgttattttatgcatatgttgagatacagcaagtgagaagactggtctttgacaattaccaatagtgttcagtgtctttaaagcttcGTCTCATCTGAGCAATGAAAGCAGACttgatattttatattttgatatttttttattttttggtttgtGCTAGATCATCGGAGATTCAGTTGGATTTGGATTCGTTGTCCGAGGTGACGGCCCATCCTTTGTCCAGACAGTGGACCCTACCGGACCAGCAGCTGCAGCAGGGTTAAAGGTGTGTATGGAAGGCCAATTAAAAAAGGGTAGCCTTGTTTTTGTCTGCATTTCAAACCAGTGCAACCAAAGTAATTTAAGTCATTGTGtctttctcaaggacacaagtgtcatgaccgggattcgaacccacaccctgttGACTGAGCCACCGaacttgagtccagtgcactaTACTGCTTCGTTTCTTCTGCTTGAGTCGCACATCATACAGGACCTACTGTTTTTTTGTCTCATCTTTTTATgtgttttgctcaaggacagaATCTGAACCCAACCATTAACAGCACTAGAAATCGAATCTGGTGCACTAGACAACTAGACCACGACACTCCActcttaatattttgttttgtgtgtagcatctgttttcatttttttttcttcttttttttcttctcaggtCAAACAGTATCTGTACTTTGTAAACGGTGAATACGTCTTGAACAAGAATCACATTGAGGTGGCTCACATCATTCTCAGGAACACACAGCTAATAACGATGGACGTACTGATGCCAAGAAACCAGGCCTACAAGAAATAACGGTCGGTCGGTCGTTCGTAGAGTTTCCCCGGAGATCTACAAAGTGTCGACTGAGGTGCCTACCCTGCCAGCCCAAGGGGATAGATAGACTTAGTTCCTGTCACTTAGTCCCAAGCCATTCAAAGAAATGGAATAAGCATTAACACTGCAGgtttttgttctatttttcTTTCAAGTTTCACACATTTTGTGTGAAGTGAGTGTGGTATCAAAGTCTAAGAGAAAAGGCTTTATTCTCAAATGCAGTCCCTTTTTAATGGGCAAGTTTACCCTCAAGTTAATATACTGGTATTCATGTTTTATGTGTGTAAAGATAAGGTTTTGTGTCAATAATTGTGGCCGAACTAATGCTACAGTGTACCAGCATTGTAACTCAcgttgaatcaagataaggtacatccTGTGTTATATTGGCAGTTTTTTACGACCAGTATACTTGCCCTCTTTGAATGAAGATAAAAGGAACTGAACATCATTTGTGATATATCGGCAGTAATTTAATAACCAGTTTATAAGATCTCTAAAATCAAGTTTGGGTACAGCAACTTGCCTTTGAAAAGTCGTCTTATAAATATGTGACTTGTAAGTAAGATGGCGTCAGGACGCTTTTATTGCAGCAGCAGATCACATCAGAATACATCCCTAGGGAGCCCCTGGTACTTTTTTTACCCCACAGTTACGGCGGCAGACTTTCTGGTTGCACATTTTCAGGAATACTCTGGTGTTATACTGCTTATACCTACTCtggagcaggggtggctattccccACGGTATGCCCATTTGCCGGGACAGACCGGGGGAAGACCAGGGGTGAAGCgatcatagtgtgaaaaggccggcCGTTAACCCGGGGAATAATAATATTgtagtcttatatagtgcacgtatctaccaaacaaggtactcaaggcgctgaataTATACTAACTCTCAGAAAGATAGGtgattgcagtgatgaattctgagacccaattatgtagcactttatAAGCCAGGAAcacggggcgaaccccttctcttttcgattaaagtgcactgggttcttttacatgcgttacacaacacatgggaccaacggctttatgtcccatccgaaagacgaagcaatggctaataagtgttttgcttacggacacaactgtcacgactggggattcgaacccatactctgctgatcagaaacaccagagtttgaattcggttctcttaaccgctcggccacgacacttccatagaGTAGAGTAGGTAGGGTGaaaagtatacatgtacttactAAAAGACTGATATGCCTTATAGTTTCTGCAAACCTAAACTGAGGAGTAGTATCCTGAAGCCtgtaattaaaattgtattgcaAATGGTACTCACTTTCTGACAACGTCCAatcttttcagaaaaaaaaaatcagggaaAAGCGTTTGTCTTCCAGCAGATTCAACTGCAAGTTCTTGAGGTTTGCTTCGGgaacctttttctttttttttttctttttttcgctctctctctctttttcatTCCTTTCTTTTTGTACAAAGTTCTTCCAGAACTCGGTGTCTCTCTTTGTCTCCCACTGAGGCCTTATAAACAAAGTTCTTGTTGTGACGCCAAGGAGCTTTTGTTGCCCGGTCAGTCAGTTCTAGGTTTATTTTAGATTATTGCAGATTGTTGCAGATGCCTTGTACTGCCTCATTGTTAAACTAACGCCCACAGGAAATATCTGTCGGGGCATTATTACGTCATGTAGACTTTAATAAACTGCAAATCCACTATTACTAGTTTTATGTATGACTACTCAAAAAAGAACGTGCCAAAAAGCAGAAAACCTTTAGTCCCCACACCCTCGCCCCATTTATACGAggaggaaaaccgtgcattacTACCTGATGTGACATGTGTGTGAATTTTTGTACATATTATTATCAACTCTGTTGACTCACTAATTTTAACCGTCATCATAATAGTATTCTTTCATTCACTTTGCTGACCGGTTTGCTCCCTCATTATTTAATAGTAAAGAAGTTGCTAGCTTTGTATGTGTACATTTAGAGGTAGGCCTACAGTACATAATGATGAACTTGgactttgtttattaatttgttcattttggatggtgcgccctctattgaaatctgtttggacacctttggttattgtcaaaaccAGTATTATCAATCGGTGTCTCCACAAcaaataatgtaatttttatgggtttttttttcactggtaACCAGttgctgctaagcaatatttttatgtgcttagcaaggttttgtgctaacaggcttCATGAAGTTTGGACCAGCATATTTGGGATCAGCTCAAATGATATAGTCGATAGactggctctgcttaccgccaaattccaCGCTTACCCTCATCATTCGCCGCTAGCTgagtaagcgtagaatgcctagtgaAGTGAAGTACAcaagcgcagaagccaaaattccctgctaacccgtgaaataggcttgacgtaagcacggaATTTCCTGCTcctgtaagcgctgattctttgcttctggtaagcagagccatgaaattgggcccaggcaatTACGGCAGGAATGATATCACCTCATTTATTCTTATAATTATTCACAATTATTGAAGGcatttgtatgtttttgttttattacccACCGAAACAGGACCTCagaatgttttcaaattttatatAGATTTATTTAAGATTTTATTGCGGTTTGTCGTTTTaagggaaaaaaaagggaaaatagcCTTTAAATTTTAGTGAAATTTTTTCAATCTTTTGGTTCCGAGTATAAATCGCTGCACACAACGACAGATAGAGAAActcctttattttatttttattttttcttcacaaaattGTGATTTGTCTGACAATTTAGTCGGGTCCTGCTCTCAGCTTTTCtataattacaaaaagtgtaCAAAGTATAAAGAGTtatgtaaagaaaacaaaagtgtacattttattttaatttcgcTAGATATTTTAGATTAGAAGAAGTAGACGAAATATTTTATTCCAACCGTCAAAGTAGATGTCAATGTCGcttttttaaagaatgttttatgacatttaaatgtatttgttgaAGCTTGATCTGAGAACAAAATACAGTGCAGAATTTTAGTTTGGACCCAATTATAGTTGTGACAGGTCTAATGTGAGTGAGATGGGTCTGACTTGAGTCAACTGTAGTTACGACGGGCCCAACGTGAGTGAGTAATTGTTCAGACAGGTCAAACTCGAGGGTTGGGACAGGCCAAACTCGAGGGTTGGGACAGGCCCACTATTGGTGAAATATAGAGTTCGACAGGCACATTTTGGGTTGCTGGGTTCTAACTTAAGTGACTATTTAGAAGTGACATAAGTAAGGGAATATTacttatttgttattgtttatttaatcCAAGTTATAAGGAGAAGAATGTCCGACAAGCTAAGACTGTTATGCTGCGATAGTTCTGAAAATTTTGGAACGTTTTAAATATTCAGTTAGAATAGGATATAAttctatttattgttttttttttttataaagagaggaagaaaaaataaaaatcattatcattaCATTAACGATAACAATAACGAATTCCACGAATTCTATAtgtagttattattatattataggtttatgtttacttttatttcatttttgttcaatgaaatATTCCTACTTTGAAAGTTTATTAGTATTATGCAGTATTATTATTGTGTACATGTGCGCTTCTTATTCTGTGTCTAATGAAACCAACACTAAGATGGCCCTTTACCAAACCACGGCTTCaactccagattcggctcaggctagcctgGCCCCGCGGTCGTTTTGACAATTttcgcgtgctttgcgtacgtgctcagggcttcagacgagagaatggagcctgaagccgaatccaataccgaagccgtggattcgtaAAGGGCCTATTTACTGCGAGGTTTCTGTCGCCCTCTGCTTAGGCTTGTGccacaagtcgttaaatgtctgtcgcgatGATAGCGAAACGGTACTCGTAACTATCTCGTTATCTATGCTGCAGCGTGAGACTATACTACCTAGCCCTTCCGTAGCAATCAGTCCAAACTcgaaacatttttagaaaacagtacagacaaaaaGCTGTGTTGCCATAAAAACGGGACGAAGGTGTTAACTTCAGGTTGTTAGCAGTACCGAGGATTGGACATGTTGTAATTGCATTTTAAACTATTAAATTACCAAAAATTGCCTCATTCTTATCAAGaaattattttatgtaaacaaaaaaagtcgAGTTGGGCTGTTTTACCATGGAATGGCCATGCTAGTCTCATGACTACTGCTCTCTTTGAGAGAAGTTGTCTCGCGTGCAGTATCTCGAGATAGTTTAGTACGGTagtcaccgcgacagacattgaACGACTTGTCTACCCTATGCTTTATGTATTCCATATTAGTATATTATTATGCAAAGTGTTCATCCAACTTTGTAAGTTccatgtttattttgtgtgaataAACAGACGGACGGTATTTTCCAGATTCGATTGTGTTTGTCTAAATACATAATGAACGGCAATACTTaaacattggacactattggtaactgtcaaagactagccttctcacttggtgtatctcaacatgtgcaaaaaaataacaaacctgtgaaaatttgaactcaattggtcgtcgaagttgcgagataataataatagaagaaaaacacccttgtaacacgaagttgtgtgcccctaggtgcttaatttcgagacctcaaaatctaattctgaggtctcgaaatcaagttcggtgaaaatttacttctttctcgaaaactaacgttacttcagagggagccgtttctcacaatgttttatacttagcaacagctccccgttgctttttatgctaacaattattttgagtgtttaccaatagtgttcatgcCTTTAATTTAGTTTGGATGGTAATTTTATTGGAGACGGGTTGTGTGAAGTGGGGGCGTGGCCTACGGTGGATTTGTGACACAATAGAATAGGGGTTCAAACGCCCCGGACAGAACACAAAATTTCTTCAGTTGATATTTAATAATGATTTAATACCTGCATTATTGTAGTTCTGAAAGTTGGCAATACGAAGGATTATTACCAGGGAATTTGACTCCATGCATTTTATTGAGCACACTGGAAAGAGTTGTAGTTTGCAGTTTAATAGTGTTACCTTT contains the following coding sequences:
- the LOC139952402 gene encoding DEP domain-containing mTOR-interacting protein-like, with the translated sequence MLSSHHRKSTGQLGLPLTKPHRTSSLASISTRTFGKILIIGEKLRLSFHSCDPAMVKDRRHHLRMYPKSFIGNEAVDWLIKNIGVKDRPTATLMLNILQSHNVIHHVCDDHSFKDAYLFYRFRVDDGTLPQSRDTELYIKSHQLYHELTQLGNSSIMKVHNELGNMYDKSFYGTQLVNWLVKNRSCSSRQEAVGLGKDLLENDLIRHVTTEHHFKDERHLYQFHPELARLKVIDLLELDDRPRSVTLDTNTAAHPRTKSHTRPSPTKSLPDSPVIAPANPKFYLGNGPEQDDNMNSAMLERNAVSESDSEDLSTSSGSQDNHMPTMFGQQNPSVAMLLDPESPYVKRTIKIIGDSVGFGFVVRGDGPSFVQTVDPTGPAAAAGLKVKQYLYFVNGEYVLNKNHIEVAHIILRNTQLITMDVLMPRNQAYKK